The segment GATGTTTGCCTTGATGAACTCGACCGCGCGGTAAGCACCGGTCACGACGGCCTGACACGACGCGCCGCTGAACCAGTAGATCACGGCACCGCCGACGATGAGGCCGAGCAGGAAGGGCGCATTCATGAGCGACAAGCGCTGCAGAGCCACGCCCTGCCCGAACGTCGCTTGGAGCTCCATGATGATCGAGAAGATCAGCGTGGTCGCACCGACGACGGCCGTGCCGATGAGCACCGGCTTGGCCGTTGCTTTGAACGTGTTGCCTGCGCCGTCGTTTTCTTCGAGGTAGTGCTTGGCCTTCTCGAAGTCGACATCGAAGCCAAAGTCCTTCTTGAGCTCGTCCTTGATGCCCGGAATGGTCTCGATGACGCTGAGCTCGTAGACGCTTTGCGCGTTGTCCGTCACGGGACCGTACGAGTCGACCGCGATGGTGACCGGACCCATGCCGAGGAAGCCGAAGGCCACGAGACCGAACGCGAAGACGGGCGCCGTATCGGCCGGCATGACGAGCGACAAACCCTGGAGAGCGACGTAGTACGCGATCGCCATGAGGCCCGCGATGGTCATGCCGAGCCAGTAACCGCTGAAGTTACCCGCCACCATACCGGAGAGGACGTTCAGCGAAGCGCCACCTTCACGCGACGACGTCACGACCTCGCGCACGTGCTTGCTCTCGGTCGACGTGAAGACCTTGACGAACTCGGGAATGATTGCACCAGCAAGCGTGCCGCAACTGATGATGAGCGAAAGCTTCCACCAGAGCGTGCCGTCGCCGAGGTTCGGGATGAGCACGTTCGACACGACGAACGTGAGAGCAACCGAGACGACCGACGTGAGCCACACGAGCCAGGTCAGTGGCGTCTCGAAGTTCATCTTGTCGGCGCTGCCCCAACGGCTCTTCGCAATCGCTTCATTGATGAGGTAGCTGCCGACGCTGGCGAGAATCATCACGACGCGCATCGCGAAGATCCAGACGAGGAGCTGAACCTGCGTCGTGAGGTCCGCGACGGCGAGCATGATGAACGTGATGAGCGCGACGCCCGTGACGCCGTAGGTCTCGAAACCGTCGGCGCTCGGACCAACGGAGTCACCGGCATTGTCACCGGTGCAGTCGGCGATGACGCCGGGGTTACGCGCATCGTCTTCCTTGATGTTGAAGACGATCTTCATGAGGTCCGAACCGATGTCGGCGATCTTGGTGAAGATACCGCCTGCGATACGGAGCGCGGACGCACCGAGCGATTCGCCGATGGCGAAGCCGATGAAGCAGGGACCTGCGTATTCGCCGGGCACGAAGAGCAGGATGATGAGCATGACGAGCAGCTCGATGCTGATGAGCACCGTGCCGATGCTCATGCCTGCCTTCAGAGGGATCGCGTAGGTCGGGAAGGGTTTGCCCTTGAGGCTCGCGAACGCTGTGCGCGAGTTGGCGAACGTGTTCACGCGGATGCCGAACCAGGCGACACCGCAAGAGCCGGCGATGCCGACGAGGCTACAGAACAGGATGAGCGCCAATCGATCGACGCCAAAGTGCTTGAAGTAGCCGTAGTAAACGGTGATGACGGCGCCGATGAGAACTTCGAGCAAGATGATGAACTTGATCTGCGTGATCAGGTACGTCTTGCAGGTCTCGTAGATCAGCTCGGAAATCTCCCGCATCGAGCGATGCACGGGGAGCTTCTGGAGCTGCATGTAGATGGTCATTCCGAAAACCAAGCCGAGCGCGCAGACGCCCATACCGGCAAGCAGCAGCGCCCGACCGTCCATGCCACCGGCGAAAGTCACGGTGCCGAGGTCAGGCAGCTTCAACGACGCTTCGTCTGCGTACGCTGGCCGAGAAATGATGACTGCGAGCAGGGCGCCGACGACTGCCATCGCGCGCGCAAGTAATCCGCGCGATGGAGCGTGGCTCGTAGAACCCTCAACGTTCATGACGGTGTGCCTCCTTCAAACGAGGAGACCGCCGACGAGGCCAGGAAAAACCCGCGGCGCTCCCCTAGGTTCCGAGGGGTTGGCCGCCTGCGTAAGTCGCGGATGAGTGGTTTTCCGACGGGGAACCGTCCCCGTGGAACGAGCTCAGTCGAAGATTCACCCGCTGGTTCTGACGCCGACGCTTCAGCACAGCCTCGCCCTCGACAAGGTTTCCTCGCCGAGGCGCGCGCTTGCTACCACAGCCCCAGAGGCAAGTCGAGATCTTCATGATGGTTTGAACGGACGAACGATTTGGAAGTGGCAAACGGCGATCAGTTACCGATCCGTTTGTCCGATGCGCCGCGGCCGTCGGCGTTGTCGCTCGGCGGGTTCTGCGCGCCCGTGTTCACCGCCAAAAGCTCGGCGACGAGATCACGACACTCGGGCTTGTTTCGAACATGCTGGAGCAGCAAGTTCGACGCGTCGCTGAACGACCGTTCGAATGCGAGACCCTCGCGCGTCCGATTCGCGACCTTCTCGCGACCTTGCGCAAGATCCTCCTCGAGCGCCTCCGCATAACGCGTGAGCTGACTACGTAGCTCGTCGATCTGCCGGCGCAGATCGCGTGCCGTCGTTTCGCGCGCGTTCTTCTTGGCTTCGTAGCGCCCAAGCTGCTCGCGCTTGGCCTGCACCGTTGCCGATGTCGCCCCAGCGCGTTCGAACACGGCACGCTCGAATGCGCCCTGCCTCGCCGCGTTGTCCGCCACGAACCTCGCTTCGCCAGCGATCTTCTCCGCCTGCGCAAGCTCGATCCGTACCTTGTCCGCATCGTCGCTGTCGATCGCAGCTTCACGCATGACGCGTGATTCCTCGTGCGCCAACTCCTCGACCTTGCGGCCGATTTCCGCACGTAGCGCGCGCCCACGCCGCTCGAGCGCTTCGAGCTTGCGCGTGTGACTCGCAACTTCGCCCTCGAGCCGATTGGCCTTCGCTGCAAGATCCCAAAGCTGAGCAAGCGCCGACGAGATCTCCGGCGGCGAGTTCCCCGATGGATACGCTCGCGCAACCATGCGCGCGAAAAGCGCCGTGCGATTCGCCCACTCGATCACGCCCGCCGACTGCGGTGGCGGAGGCGGCGGAGGCGCTGCAACCGCGTCGCCCGATTCGATCTCCCACGGCGTACTCGGCAAACTCCGCTGAAGCGCCTTCAACTCTTCCTGAAGATGATGCGCATCTCGATAACGCTTGCGGATGTCCTTCTCGAGCAGCCGCATCGCGATCGTTTCACCTTGCGGATGCGCAT is part of the Polyangiaceae bacterium genome and harbors:
- a CDS encoding protein kinase, whose translation is MDQRALQRPTVPKTASSDPMIGKVVAGRYRLETRIGEGGMGVVYRSRHVLIDRVVALKLIRPDLRGETHLRQWMLREARAANRVDHAHIIDIHDIGETEEGELYLVMEYLVGTPLSAELARGPMPIARAVDILEQMCAALARAHDLGVVHRDLKSDNILLTQRGGRKDFVKILDFGLAAIARDPRLAPKGAVFGTPEYMSPEQARGEEATPHADLYALGVLFYEMLTGQLPFRANDRETLLEMQRTAIPRRPRSIRPDAHPQGETIAMRLLEKDIRKRYRDAHHLQEELKALQRSLPSTPWEIESGDAVAAPPPPPPPQSAGVIEWANRTALFARMVARAYPSGNSPPEISSALAQLWDLAAKANRLEGEVASHTRKLEALERRGRALRAEIGRKVEELAHEESRVMREAAIDSDDADKVRIELAQAEKIAGEARFVADNAARQGAFERAVFERAGATSATVQAKREQLGRYEAKKNARETTARDLRRQIDELRSQLTRYAEALEEDLAQGREKVANRTREGLAFERSFSDASNLLLQHVRNKPECRDLVAELLAVNTGAQNPPSDNADGRGASDKRIGN
- a CDS encoding sodium-translocating pyrophosphatase, yielding MNVEGSTSHAPSRGLLARAMAVVGALLAVIISRPAYADEASLKLPDLGTVTFAGGMDGRALLLAGMGVCALGLVFGMTIYMQLQKLPVHRSMREISELIYETCKTYLITQIKFIILLEVLIGAVITVYYGYFKHFGVDRLALILFCSLVGIAGSCGVAWFGIRVNTFANSRTAFASLKGKPFPTYAIPLKAGMSIGTVLISIELLVMLIILLFVPGEYAGPCFIGFAIGESLGASALRIAGGIFTKIADIGSDLMKIVFNIKEDDARNPGVIADCTGDNAGDSVGPSADGFETYGVTGVALITFIMLAVADLTTQVQLLVWIFAMRVVMILASVGSYLINEAIAKSRWGSADKMNFETPLTWLVWLTSVVSVALTFVVSNVLIPNLGDGTLWWKLSLIISCGTLAGAIIPEFVKVFTSTESKHVREVVTSSREGGASLNVLSGMVAGNFSGYWLGMTIAGLMAIAYYVALQGLSLVMPADTAPVFAFGLVAFGFLGMGPVTIAVDSYGPVTDNAQSVYELSVIETIPGIKDELKKDFGFDVDFEKAKHYLEENDGAGNTFKATAKPVLIGTAVVGATTLIFSIIMELQATFGQGVALQRLSLMNAPFLLGLIVGGAVIYWFSGASCQAVVTGAYRAVEFIKANIKLEGSEKASIEDSKKVVEICTQYAQKGMINIFLAVFLGTLAFAFADPFFFIGYLVSIALFGLYQALFMANAGGAWDNAKKLVEVELKEKGTPLHAATVVGDTVGDPFKDTSSVAMNPVIKFTTLFGVLAVELAIKIPEESAGARMGLAAVLFVISAYFVYRSFYGMRIKSDDKAGSSAAAH